The Amycolatopsis endophytica genome includes the window TGGACCTACCAGGGTGAGAAGCAGCAGCTGGAGGTCACCGAGGAGGCGCGCGGCAACGCGATCCACGGCCTGACCCGGCACCGCGAGTGGACCCTGGTCGAGCACGCCGAATCGTCGATCACCTTCGAGATCGACGTCGAGGAGCAGCCGGGCTGGCCGGTGCCGCTGCACGCGCGCATCACCTACGACCTCGCGCCACGCGAGCTGACCGTGACCCACGAAATCCGCAACGAGGGCGAATCGTCGATCGGCGTCGGCGTGGGCGCGCACCCGTACTTCCGCATCGGCGACGTCCCGACCGACGAGCTGACGCTGACCCTCCCGGCGACGCGCGTGCGCCCGTACGCGGCCGACGAGCAGCTTCCCTACGCCGACGAGCGCGACGCGACGGGCGAGTACGACTTCCGCGACGGCAAGGTGCTCGCCGAGGTCGACCTCGACACCGCGTTCGGCGGCCTCGTTCCCGGCGACGACGGCCGGTTCCACCACGTCCTGTCCCACGGCGACCGCGGCGTCGACGTGTGGGCCGGGCCGGACTTCCGCTGGGTGCAGGTCTTCACGCCCGCCGATCTCGTCGGTCGCGGCCGCGCGGTCGCGATCGAGCCGATGACCTGCCCGGCCGACGCGCTCAACTCCGGCACCGACCTCGTCGAGCTGGACCCTGGCACGTCCTGGACCGGCAGCTGGGGCGTCAAGGTGCACGGCTGACCCGGTCCGGCTCGGCGAGGCAGACACGGGCGAGCTGCTCACCCTGCGGCGCGCCGCGTTCGTCACCGAGGCGCGTGGCCCCGAGGCGCACTACCACCTCGTGCACCTGGAGAAGAGTTTCCGTTAGCGTGTCTAACCATGGTGAGCGCGATTGTTGGCGGATACGTGGTACCGGTCGAGGGCGACCCGATCGACGGCGGCACGGTCCTGATCGAGAACGGCAAGATCACCGCGGTCGGCACTGACGCGGATGTCGACGTCCCGGAGGACGCCGAGCTGATCGACGCGTCCGGCACGTGGGTCCTGCCCGGGTTCGTCGACGCCCACTGCCACCTCGGGGTGCACGAGGAGGGCGAGGGCTGGGCCGGCAACGACACCAACGAGATGACCGACCCGAACGGCGCCCGCTTCCGCGCGATCGACGGCATCGACCCGTTCGAGGTCGGCTTCGACGACGCGCTGTCCGGCGGTGTCACCAGCGTCGTGATCAAGCCCGGTTCCGGTAACCCGATCGGCGGGCAGACCGTCGCGGTGAAGACGTGGGGCCGCACCGCGCTCGACATGGTCTTCGACGAGGCGGTCAGCGTGAAGAGCGCGCTCGGCGAGAACCCGAAGCGCGTCTACGGTGACAAGGGGCAGACGCCCTCGACCCGGCTCGGTGTCGCCGCGATCATCCGCGAGGCGTTCACGAAGGCCCGCAACTACGCCGCCCAGCGTGACCACGCCCGGTCCGAGGGCAAGCCGTTCGACACCGATCTGACGCTGGAGACCTTGGCGAAGGTTCTCGACGGCGAGCTGTACTGGGACCAGCACGTGCACCGCGCGGACGACATCGTCACCGCGCTCCGGCTGGCCGACGAGTTCGGGTACAAGCTGGTGGTCAACCACGGCACCGAGGGCCACCTGATCGCCGACGTGCTGGCGGAGAAGGACGTCCCGGTGATCCTCGGGCCCCTGTTCACCACGCGGTCGAAGGTCGAGCTGCGCCACCGCACGCTGCGCTCGGCGGGCATCCTCGCGCGCGCCGGGGTCAAGATCGCGATCACCACCGACCACCCGGTCGTGCCGATCAACTTCCTCGTCTACCAGGCCGCGCTCGCCGTCAAGGACGGGCTGGAACCGGAGGTGGCGCTGCGGTCGCTGACCGTGAACCCGGCGGCGATGCTGTCGCTGGACGACCGGATCGGCTCACTCAAGCCGGGGCTGGACGCCGACATCGTGCTGTGGTCCGGCGATCCGCTGGACGTCATGAACCGCGCCATGCGGGTCTTCGTGCGGGGCCGCGAGGTCTACCGCTTCGACGACGTGCGCGGCGAGGGCGCGGTGACCTCCCGCCGCTACAGCGAGTAGGTCACGCCTTCTTGAGGTGGCGCGCGATGACCATGCGCTGGACCTGGTTGGTGCCCTCGAAGATCTGCGGCACCTTCGCCTCACGCATGTAGCGCTCCACCGGGAAGTCGCGGGTGTAGCCGGCGCCGCCGAGGACCTGGACGGCGTCGGTGGTCACCTTCATGGCCGCGTCGGTCGCGACGAGCTTCGCCACCGACGCGGCGCGCCCGAACGGCATCCCGCGGTCCCGGCGCCGCGCGGCGTCGAGGTAGGTCGCGCGGGCCGAGTCGACGGCGGCCGCCATGTCGGCGAGCAGGAACTCCAGGCCCTGGAAGTCGATGACCGGCCTGCCGAACTGCGTCCGCCCCTTGGCGTAGGAGACCGCCTCGTCGAGTGCGGCCTGCGCCAGACCCACCGCGCAGGCGGCGATCCCGAGCCGCCCGGAGTCCAATGAGGACAGCGCGATCCGCATGCCCGAGCCCGCCGGACCGATGAGCCGGTCAGCCTCCACCCGGGCGTCGGAAAAGATCATCTGCGTCGTCGTCGATCCGGTCAGGCCCATCTTCCGCTCCGGCGGCGCCGCGGTCAGGCCCGGCGTGTGCCCGTCCACCAGCAGGCATGAGATCTCGTCCTCGCCGGTGCGGACCATCGTGGTGTAGAAGTCGGCCTGCCCGCCGTGTGTGATCCACGCCTTCGTGCCGTTCACGACGTACGCGGCGCCGTCGAGCCGCGCCCGTGTCGACAGCGCCGCCGCGTCCGACCCGGCGTGCGCCTCCGACAAGGCGTACGCGCCCAGCAGTTGCCCTTCGAGCATCGACGGCAGCCACCGGTCGCGCTGCTCGTCCGTGCCGTGGTGGGCCAGCGCGAAGCAGGACATCGTGTGCACCGACAGCCCGACGCCCACCGACATCCACGCGGCCGCGATCTCCTCCAGGACCTGCAGGTAGACCTCGTAGGGCACGTCGCCGCCGCCCCAGCGCTCGGGGTAGGGCAGCCCGAGCAGGCCGGACTTGCCGAGCAGCCGGAACTGGTCCCGCGGGAAGCGCTCGGCCTCCTCGTACTCGGCCGCGAGTGGTTTCAGCTCGTCGCGGGCGAGTTCGGTCGCCAGCGCGAGCAGGTCGGTGTACTCGCGGTCGGGAAGCAGGCGCTCGACCGGCATGGCAGCCTCCGGTGTACTCAAAACAGTACTCTGTAACTATCTCCAGTACACCACATACGGTGGTTCGATGACCAGTCGCGAGGCGCTCCGGGCACCGGGCGGCAAGGCGCTGACCGCCCGGCAACGCGCGCTGCTCGCCGAGCTGGAGGAGTTGTTCCTGGTCGAGGGATTCGTGCAGTTCACGCTGGACGACCTGGCCGCCAAGACGCACTGCTCGAAGTCGACGCTCTACGCGCTCGCGCCGAGCAAGGAGCAGCTCGCCGTCCGCGTGGTCGCGCACTACTTCAAGGGCGCCGCCGACCTGCTCGACGAGCGGATCGCCGGCATCGAGGACGCGCGCGAGATTATCGGCGTGTATCTCGACGGCATCGCCGAGTACCTGAACCGCGCGCACGAGCCGTTCATGCGGGACATCAACGACTTCGCCCCGGCCCGTGCCGCCTACGAGCTGAACAGCAGGGCCGCGGCGGCGAAGATCCGGTCGTTCATCCGGAAGGGCGTCGCGGACGGGGTGTTCCGCGAAGTGCACGCGACGCTCATCGCCGAGATGGCGGGAGTGCTCATCGAGGGGATCCAGACCGGGGTCATCGGCTCACGGACCGGTGTCTCGGACGCCGAGGCTTTCACGGCGCTGTCTGAGCTGTTGCTCGGCGGGCTGGCAACGCGCAGCGTTTCCGCTGAGGGTGGTGGCGGGTGACGGGTGGGGCGTTAGCATCTCGCCCGTGATCGTGGTGGGTGGCGAGGCGCTGGTCGACATGGTGCCGGGAGCCGAGAAGACGAACGACGGCCTGACGTCCCTGGTGCCGCGCCTCGGCGGCGGCCCGTACAACGTGGCACTCGCGGCCGGGCGACTCGGGACGCCGACCGCGTTCCTGTCCCGCGTCTCGACCGACCGGTTCGGTCAGGCGCTGCGGGATCGGCTGATCGCCTCGGATGTCGATATATCGATGGTCCAGGAGGGTCCGGAGCACACGACGCTCGCCGTGGTGGCCCTCGCGCCGAACGGGTCGGCGAGCTACACCTTCTACACCGAGGGCTCGGCCGACCGGCTCGTGGAAGATCCCGGCCCGCTCCCGGAGGACGTCAAGATCCTCTGCCTCGGCACGCTCGGGATGGTCCTGGAGCCCGGCGCGACGAACTACGAGACCGTGCTGCGCCGCGAATCCGCGCGCGGAGTGCTGACCGCGCTCGACCCGAACATCCGCGCCGCGCTCATCGCCGACGCCGACGCCTACCGCCGCCGGTTCCTCTCCTGGCTGCCCGACGTGCGGCTCCTCAAGCTGTCCGACGACGACGCCGAGTGGCTCGCCGGGACCGACGACCTCGACGCGGCCGTCAAGTCCTGGCTCGACGCCGGGGTCGACGCCGTCGTCCTGACCCGTGGCGGCGACGGGCTGGCCGTCCACACCGGATCCGTGACGGTTCCGGTACCGTCCGCGCCCGCGCGGCTGGTCGACACGATCGGCGCCGGCGACACCGTTCAGGGCGCGCTCCTGTCATGGCTGCACGAGAAGAATGTGGGCACGCTCACCGGCCTGGGCGAGACGGAGTGGCGCGAAGCCTTGACTTTCGCGGCCAAGGCTGCCTCGATCACCGTCTCGCGGAGTGGTGCCGAGCCGCCGACCGCCGCCGAGATGGTGTGAACCTGATCCCAACGGTTTGCTCTAGGTAACACAATGGCTGCGCGAAGGCCCGTTGTTCGACTAGCGTAATGGGAAGAATTAATACCCCAGCGGGGCGGTGTGCGCGGACTTTTTCCGGTCTCGCGCGTCTACGACAGCTGCCTGTGTGACCTGCAGGAGCTACCGGCCCCGTGTGACCGTGAGAGGGACGACCTGCATGTCCGACGCGACTGCGGCGACCGGTGGCGGCACCGTATCGCTGCGCCTACCGACTGGCGAGCACGAGCTGAAGGTTGTCAATGCCGTCGAGGGTGCTCCCGGCATCGAGCTGGGGAAGCTGCTGGCGTCGACCGGGTACATCACCTACGACCCGGGTTTCGTCAACACCGGGTCGTGTTCCTCGGCCATCACCTACATCGACGGCGACGCCGGGATCCTCCGCTACCGCGGCTACCCCATCGAGCAGCTCGCCGAGCGCTCCAGCTTTCTTGAGGTCTCCTACCTGCTGATCTACGGCAGCCTGCCGACCCAGGCGCAGCTGGACGACTTCACGCAGAAGATCAACCGGCACACCCTGCTGCACGAGGACCTCAAGCGCTTCTTCGACGGCTTCCCGCGTGACGCGCACCCGATGCCGGTGCTGTCCTCCGCGGTGTCCGCGCTGTCCACCTTCTACCAGGACTCGCTCAACCCGTTCGACGAGCCGAACGTCGAGCTGTCCACGGTCCGGCTGCTGGCCAAGGTGCCGACGCTGGCCGCCTACGCCTACAAGAAGTCGATCGGCCAGCCGTTCCTGTACCCGGACAACTCGCTGGGCCTGGTGGAGAACTTCCTGCGCATGACGTTCGGCCTGCCCGCCGAACCGTACGAGGTCGACCCCGAGGTCGCCAAGGCGCTGGACCTGCTGTTCATCCTGCACGCCGACCACGAGCAGAACTGCTCCACCTCGACCGTGCGCCTGGTCGGCTCGTCCGAGGCGAACATGTTCGCGAGCATCTCGGCGGGCATCATGGCCCTGTTCGGCCCGCTGCACGGTGGCGCCAACAGCGCGGTGCTGGACATGCTGAACGGCATCAAGGCCGACGGCGGTGACGTCGCGAACTTCGTCAGCCGCGTCAAGAACAAGGAAAAGGGCGTGCGCCTGATGGGCTTCGGCCACCGGGTGTACAAGAACTACGATCCGCGCGCCAAGATCATCAAGAAGACCGCGGACCAGATCCTCGGCAAGCTCGCGCCCAACGACGAGCTGCTCGACATCGCCAAGCGCCTCGAAGAGACCGCCCTGTCGGACGACTACTTCATCGAGCGCAAGCTGTACCCGAACGTCGACTTCTACACCGGGCTCATCTACCGGGCGCTCGGCTTCCCGACGCAGTTCTTCACGGTGCTGTTCGCGCTCGGCCGGCTTCCCGGCTGGATCGCGCACTGGCGCGAGATGATCCAGGACCCGCAGACCAAGATCGGCCGCCCGCGGCAGATCTACGTCGGCGAGAAGGAGCGCGAGTACACCGCGATCTCCGAGCGCTGATTTCGCTGGTCGTAGGACGGCGCGTCCCCTCGTGGGGCGCGCCGTTTTTTCGTTTGCCGCAGGATGGTTGCCGAGCCGAATCGGACCGGATCGCCTAGAGTCGGTCGACGTGAGTACCGCGGTGTTGTGGTTTCGGCGCGATTTGCGGCTCGCGGACCTTCCGGCCCTGCTGAGCGCCGGTGAACGCGCTTCGCAGGTCCTCGCGTTGTACGTCCTGGACGACGCACTGTTGCGACCGTCGGGCAAGCCTCGTGTCGCTTTCCTCTACGGGTGCCTGAAAGCTCTGTCGGACAGCCTCGACGGCCGGTTGATGGTGGTGCACGGCGATCCGGTGCGTGAGGTGCCGCGTGCCGCTGCCTCCGTTGGCGCGGAAAGCGTGCACGTCAGCACCGAAACCGCTCCGTATGGCAGTCGTCGTGATCGTGCTGTGGCCGAGGCGCTGGGCGATGTCGAATGGGTGGAGACCGGTTCGCCCTACGCCGTGACTCCGGGCCGGATCACGAAGCCGGACGGCGATTCCTACCGGGTGTTCAGCCCGTTCTACCGGGCCTGGTGCCGTCACGGCTGGCGCGCGCCCGCCGCCGGGTCCACAGTGGAGTGGATCGAGCCGGAGAGGCCCGGCAGGATCCCGGAAGCGCCAGACCTCGGGGCGACGCCCCTGCCCCCTCCCGGGGAAGCCGCCGCCCACGATCTGTGGGAGTCGTTCCTCGACGACGACCTCCGCGGTTACGCCACCGACCGCGACCGCCCCGACCGCCCCGCCACGACGAGGTTGTCGCCCTACCTGCGCTGGGGCTGCATCCACCCACGGACGCTACTGGCGGACCTGGAGGCGCGCCACGGCAAGGATGTCGAGTCACTGCGCAGCGAAATCGCGTGGCGCGAGTTCTACGCCGACCTGTTGTTCCACCGCCCGGAAACCGCGCGGCGGAACTACGATCGCCGGTTCGACGACCTGCGGTACGACAAGCCCGCCACCACGTTCGACGCCTGGCGCGACGGCCGAACCGGCTACCCGATCGTCGACGCCGGGATGCGCCAGCTGCTGGCCGAAGGCTGGATGCACAACCGGGTGCGGATGATCGTGGCAAGCTTTCTGGTGAAGGACCTGC containing:
- a CDS encoding aldose 1-epimerase family protein; this translates as MANPTGQQFEIVRGNARAVVTEIGAGLRAFEIGGVPYLETFDAGARPPKGAGQILLPWPNRTKAAQWTYQGEKQQLEVTEEARGNAIHGLTRHREWTLVEHAESSITFEIDVEEQPGWPVPLHARITYDLAPRELTVTHEIRNEGESSIGVGVGAHPYFRIGDVPTDELTLTLPATRVRPYAADEQLPYADERDATGEYDFRDGKVLAEVDLDTAFGGLVPGDDGRFHHVLSHGDRGVDVWAGPDFRWVQVFTPADLVGRGRAVAIEPMTCPADALNSGTDLVELDPGTSWTGSWGVKVHG
- a CDS encoding amidohydrolase, whose translation is MVSAIVGGYVVPVEGDPIDGGTVLIENGKITAVGTDADVDVPEDAELIDASGTWVLPGFVDAHCHLGVHEEGEGWAGNDTNEMTDPNGARFRAIDGIDPFEVGFDDALSGGVTSVVIKPGSGNPIGGQTVAVKTWGRTALDMVFDEAVSVKSALGENPKRVYGDKGQTPSTRLGVAAIIREAFTKARNYAAQRDHARSEGKPFDTDLTLETLAKVLDGELYWDQHVHRADDIVTALRLADEFGYKLVVNHGTEGHLIADVLAEKDVPVILGPLFTTRSKVELRHRTLRSAGILARAGVKIAITTDHPVVPINFLVYQAALAVKDGLEPEVALRSLTVNPAAMLSLDDRIGSLKPGLDADIVLWSGDPLDVMNRAMRVFVRGREVYRFDDVRGEGAVTSRRYSE
- a CDS encoding acyl-CoA dehydrogenase family protein; the encoded protein is MPVERLLPDREYTDLLALATELARDELKPLAAEYEEAERFPRDQFRLLGKSGLLGLPYPERWGGGDVPYEVYLQVLEEIAAAWMSVGVGLSVHTMSCFALAHHGTDEQRDRWLPSMLEGQLLGAYALSEAHAGSDAAALSTRARLDGAAYVVNGTKAWITHGGQADFYTTMVRTGEDEISCLLVDGHTPGLTAAPPERKMGLTGSTTTQMIFSDARVEADRLIGPAGSGMRIALSSLDSGRLGIAACAVGLAQAALDEAVSYAKGRTQFGRPVIDFQGLEFLLADMAAAVDSARATYLDAARRRDRGMPFGRAASVAKLVATDAAMKVTTDAVQVLGGAGYTRDFPVERYMREAKVPQIFEGTNQVQRMVIARHLKKA
- a CDS encoding TetR/AcrR family transcriptional regulator — its product is MTSREALRAPGGKALTARQRALLAELEELFLVEGFVQFTLDDLAAKTHCSKSTLYALAPSKEQLAVRVVAHYFKGAADLLDERIAGIEDAREIIGVYLDGIAEYLNRAHEPFMRDINDFAPARAAYELNSRAAAAKIRSFIRKGVADGVFREVHATLIAEMAGVLIEGIQTGVIGSRTGVSDAEAFTALSELLLGGLATRSVSAEGGGG
- a CDS encoding carbohydrate kinase family protein — its product is MIVVGGEALVDMVPGAEKTNDGLTSLVPRLGGGPYNVALAAGRLGTPTAFLSRVSTDRFGQALRDRLIASDVDISMVQEGPEHTTLAVVALAPNGSASYTFYTEGSADRLVEDPGPLPEDVKILCLGTLGMVLEPGATNYETVLRRESARGVLTALDPNIRAALIADADAYRRRFLSWLPDVRLLKLSDDDAEWLAGTDDLDAAVKSWLDAGVDAVVLTRGGDGLAVHTGSVTVPVPSAPARLVDTIGAGDTVQGALLSWLHEKNVGTLTGLGETEWREALTFAAKAASITVSRSGAEPPTAAEMV
- a CDS encoding citrate synthase produces the protein MSDATAATGGGTVSLRLPTGEHELKVVNAVEGAPGIELGKLLASTGYITYDPGFVNTGSCSSAITYIDGDAGILRYRGYPIEQLAERSSFLEVSYLLIYGSLPTQAQLDDFTQKINRHTLLHEDLKRFFDGFPRDAHPMPVLSSAVSALSTFYQDSLNPFDEPNVELSTVRLLAKVPTLAAYAYKKSIGQPFLYPDNSLGLVENFLRMTFGLPAEPYEVDPEVAKALDLLFILHADHEQNCSTSTVRLVGSSEANMFASISAGIMALFGPLHGGANSAVLDMLNGIKADGGDVANFVSRVKNKEKGVRLMGFGHRVYKNYDPRAKIIKKTADQILGKLAPNDELLDIAKRLEETALSDDYFIERKLYPNVDFYTGLIYRALGFPTQFFTVLFALGRLPGWIAHWREMIQDPQTKIGRPRQIYVGEKEREYTAISER
- a CDS encoding cryptochrome/photolyase family protein, with protein sequence MSTAVLWFRRDLRLADLPALLSAGERASQVLALYVLDDALLRPSGKPRVAFLYGCLKALSDSLDGRLMVVHGDPVREVPRAAASVGAESVHVSTETAPYGSRRDRAVAEALGDVEWVETGSPYAVTPGRITKPDGDSYRVFSPFYRAWCRHGWRAPAAGSTVEWIEPERPGRIPEAPDLGATPLPPPGEAAAHDLWESFLDDDLRGYATDRDRPDRPATTRLSPYLRWGCIHPRTLLADLEARHGKDVESLRSEIAWREFYADLLFHRPETARRNYDRRFDDLRYDKPATTFDAWRDGRTGYPIVDAGMRQLLAEGWMHNRVRMIVASFLVKDLHLPWWLGARHFMRHLVDGDLASNQLNWQWVAGTGTDPAPFFRVFNPTTQGEKFDPHGDYVRRYVPELREIGGKAVHQPWKLPSLPRGYPEPIVDHAEERKIALTRFNAIGK